In Calditrichota bacterium, one genomic interval encodes:
- the rsmH gene encoding 16S rRNA (cytosine(1402)-N(4))-methyltransferase RsmH, which translates to MLDAQHKPVLVGPVVHYLLGTGGRRFIDCTAGGGGHIEELLERADWQIEVLAVEVDPDAVRHLRERFAGRSGVQVVEGDYRELGEVAGRARFQPVDGILADVGQSFDQLLTSERGFSYRLDGPLDMRYSPGRGVPASEIVNRWSKDQLSALFWEIGEERQAGRLADLILRSRPLTTTGELANVVGRVVRGPFRVKTLSRVFMALRVAANDELEAIRALASQALALLRPGGRFVTIAYDSHQDRIFKEAFRRLSRPAGKAEAVSDSAMNADWELTILTPHVIRPDRAEMAANPQARSARMRVVEKLRRA; encoded by the coding sequence CTGTTGGATGCCCAGCATAAGCCGGTCCTGGTTGGGCCGGTAGTTCATTATCTGCTCGGAACCGGCGGAAGGCGGTTCATAGACTGCACCGCCGGCGGCGGCGGACACATCGAGGAGTTGCTTGAACGGGCAGATTGGCAGATAGAGGTATTAGCCGTCGAAGTCGATCCCGATGCTGTCCGGCACTTGAGGGAACGCTTTGCCGGACGATCCGGGGTTCAGGTGGTGGAGGGGGATTATAGGGAGTTAGGAGAAGTTGCCGGGAGAGCCCGGTTCCAACCGGTGGATGGAATCCTGGCGGATGTCGGACAGTCCTTCGATCAGTTGCTAACTTCCGAACGGGGCTTCAGTTATCGCCTCGACGGACCGCTCGATATGCGCTACTCTCCAGGGCGGGGAGTTCCCGCCAGCGAGATCGTCAACCGTTGGAGCAAAGACCAGTTGAGTGCGCTTTTTTGGGAAATCGGTGAGGAACGGCAAGCCGGGCGTCTTGCCGACCTGATCCTCCGGAGTCGTCCGCTCACGACGACGGGAGAATTGGCAAACGTGGTCGGTCGGGTCGTAAGGGGACCTTTTCGCGTCAAAACGCTGTCAAGAGTCTTTATGGCGTTGCGGGTCGCTGCCAATGACGAACTGGAGGCAATCCGGGCTTTAGCCTCGCAAGCGCTGGCGCTGCTTCGACCGGGCGGGAGGTTCGTGACCATAGCCTATGATTCGCATCAGGATCGCATTTTCAAGGAAGCCTTTCGCCGTTTGAGCCGACCGGCAGGCAAGGCAGAAGCGGTATCCGATTCTGCGATGAATGCAGATTGGGAACTGACCATCCTAACACCACATGTGATCAGACCCGACCGGGCGGAGATGGCGGCCAATCCGCAAGCCCGCAGTGCCCGGATGCGTGTTGTTGAGAAGTTGCGTCGGGCATAG
- a CDS encoding HDOD domain-containing protein, whose product MNSPWGADGTPAGGAPAEGLNKMLVIAEIRKTITEVRDLPTLPGIVVEVMKRVADPHSSAGDIVELIEEDVSLAGKLLRTANSAYYGVPRKIDNLKTAVVIIGIEEVSNLIASASVLRLFPERPDVAHFDSAEFWQHSASVAEIVQGLYAGLRVPKHSGAYVAGLLHDIGKLVLHQYFYRYHLLCAEKANQEGVHIARAEADVIGVDHGHIGGWLAGRWNLPDDIINAIAQHHIRPSDSPRLGLPEMLDWADRIGHLMAAHTNGRVTKMLMADEAFAEIVNARSVNLLKVIEDLRERLERSLQLREILG is encoded by the coding sequence ATGAATTCCCCCTGGGGTGCCGATGGCACTCCCGCCGGCGGCGCCCCCGCCGAAGGTTTGAACAAGATGCTGGTGATCGCTGAGATCCGCAAGACGATCACCGAAGTGCGCGACCTCCCGACGCTGCCCGGCATCGTTGTCGAAGTGATGAAGCGGGTCGCCGATCCGCACAGCAGCGCCGGCGATATCGTCGAGTTGATCGAGGAGGACGTCTCACTTGCCGGCAAATTGCTGCGCACCGCCAACAGCGCCTACTATGGCGTCCCGCGCAAGATCGACAATCTCAAGACGGCGGTCGTCATCATCGGGATCGAGGAGGTTTCAAATCTGATCGCATCAGCGAGCGTCCTGCGTCTCTTCCCTGAACGTCCCGACGTAGCACACTTCGACAGCGCAGAATTCTGGCAGCACAGCGCTTCGGTCGCCGAGATCGTCCAGGGGCTTTATGCCGGCCTAAGGGTTCCCAAGCACTCCGGCGCCTATGTAGCGGGACTCCTTCACGACATTGGTAAACTGGTACTGCACCAATATTTCTATCGCTATCACCTGCTCTGTGCCGAGAAGGCTAATCAGGAGGGTGTTCACATTGCCCGTGCCGAAGCCGATGTCATCGGCGTCGATCATGGCCACATCGGCGGCTGGCTCGCGGGCCGCTGGAACCTCCCCGACGACATCATCAACGCCATTGCCCAGCATCATATCCGGCCGTCCGACTCGCCGCGACTGGGACTGCCTGAAATGCTCGATTGGGCCGACCGGATCGGTCATCTTATGGCTGCTCATACCAATGGACGGGTAACAAAAATGCTGATGGCCGACGAGGCATTTGCCGAGATTGTGAACGCTCGATCCGTCAACCTGCTGAAGGTGATCGAAGACCTGCGCGAACGGCTCGAACGGTCGCTGCAGTTGCGGGAGATTCTTGGATGA
- the recO gene encoding DNA repair protein RecO, with product MTRPKTSLPTPETALVLRSIRHGETSRIVTLFSLERGKFAAIAKGARSGKGNGAIGSLAAPSLIEAMVYHKSSRSVQLLAQASVIDPYVGLREDILKSAYGAAIVELLDRSMIEGDVNRAAFAAAGSALERLERSEITPRLAFQGFQLDLTAALGFALDATACPVCGTTPARTGWHNALMLSEGAICCEGCRIEGDAVTLTGESVNILRLLARRQTDLLKRLKTSEMAQNELSNALSRYIRHHHPALGSLPAQAMIDRLE from the coding sequence ATGACCCGTCCCAAGACGTCGCTTCCGACGCCCGAAACCGCGCTGGTCTTGCGGTCGATCCGCCACGGTGAGACCTCGCGGATCGTTACGCTGTTCAGCCTTGAGCGAGGCAAGTTTGCCGCTATCGCCAAGGGCGCTCGCAGCGGTAAAGGCAATGGCGCGATCGGCAGCCTCGCAGCACCCAGTCTGATCGAAGCGATGGTCTATCACAAGTCGTCGCGCTCGGTGCAACTTTTGGCTCAGGCTTCGGTGATCGACCCTTACGTGGGTCTGCGGGAAGATATCCTGAAGAGTGCCTATGGCGCCGCGATTGTCGAACTGCTCGACCGCTCGATGATCGAAGGCGATGTCAACCGGGCCGCGTTCGCTGCAGCCGGGAGTGCGCTGGAGCGTTTGGAGCGGTCTGAAATCACGCCGCGCCTGGCATTCCAGGGCTTTCAACTGGATTTAACCGCTGCGCTCGGCTTTGCGCTCGACGCCACGGCATGTCCGGTCTGCGGTACAACTCCGGCGCGAACCGGCTGGCATAACGCCCTGATGCTCTCGGAAGGGGCGATCTGTTGCGAGGGATGCCGCATCGAGGGCGACGCTGTAACCCTCACAGGCGAGTCGGTCAATATACTGCGTTTGCTGGCCCGGCGACAGACCGATCTGCTCAAGCGCCTTAAAACCAGTGAGATGGCTCAGAACGAACTGAGCAACGCTCTGAGCCGCTATATCCGGCATCATCACCCGGCGCTCGGTTCGCTTCCGGCACAGGCGATGATAGACCGGCTTGAGTAA
- a CDS encoding division/cell wall cluster transcriptional repressor MraZ, translating into MGNEPIPGFWGSDLYSLDDKSRLAIPSSYRYRLSPSARGTFVLAPGLGRCVAAWPLNIWQELLERAESLELPDEEFLRYIRWLYGSAVECLLDGQGRVRIPLHLVNFAGLKGDVQVVGMRDRIEIWHPDNYPAATGDTTFDYQAPHRQLLVGRRLRPAAEGAKPAMLPGLPTGDE; encoded by the coding sequence GTGGGGAATGAACCCATACCAGGCTTCTGGGGATCAGATCTTTACAGCCTTGACGACAAGTCCCGGCTGGCGATCCCGTCGTCCTATCGCTATCGCCTGTCGCCCTCGGCACGAGGCACTTTTGTGCTTGCGCCGGGGCTGGGCCGGTGCGTTGCCGCCTGGCCGCTGAACATCTGGCAGGAGTTGCTGGAGCGCGCCGAGTCGCTTGAACTCCCCGATGAGGAGTTCCTCCGTTACATCCGCTGGCTCTACGGGAGCGCTGTCGAATGTCTGCTCGACGGGCAGGGCCGGGTGCGGATACCGCTCCATTTGGTGAACTTTGCCGGACTGAAGGGTGATGTTCAGGTCGTCGGGATGCGCGACCGCATCGAAATCTGGCATCCCGACAACTATCCGGCCGCGACCGGCGACACCACCTTCGATTATCAAGCACCGCACCGGCAGTTGCTGGTAGGGCGCAGGCTTAGGCCAGCGGCAGAAGGAGCGAAACCGGCGATGCTGCCCGGACTTCCGACGGGCGACGAATAG